Proteins encoded by one window of Anopheles maculipalpis chromosome 2RL, idAnoMacuDA_375_x, whole genome shotgun sequence:
- the LOC126557161 gene encoding serine/threonine-protein kinase fused isoform X1: protein MEKYVLSDLIGEGSFGKVYKAVEKSSATTVAIKIINKRGRSGRELKGLRGECEIQRNLKHPNIIRMLNSFETNNEIIVVTEYAKTDLHSLLRDGSLEEPRTQRITFNLVSALYYLHSHRILHRDLKPQNILLDRNMCAKLCDFGFARNMTMGTHVLTSIKGTPLYMAPELLEAKPYDHHADLWSLGCIIYEMLAGEPPFSSTSMIHLVRLIRHQYIKWPSFLTSNCISFVQGLLERDPAKRINWDRILNHPFVKGHIVMVEENVSQSPFTHPFTGSRSQEQKHQSPNHNARQNASGEEDLSTSKDSINVMLQSDIDYQETDTDEFMNNTTADNDSLTNGKNIVVQQQTNNFYDTGANAHQTKIVQFLENPNLVVNRFNDNFPILPLQRTIPSVQSAGLISDVLELQASKEYTMQGRIGSQELERRKLSQSIDNFSIRIESEMNSVNRNPSAVKMSGSSIAAKELQNDKGIDKITPSLLPGWDSCDESQNPPIENEEWLAFLQRSIQEVLDGELESLKQQNFVCIIVAPLRNRRASAKVVENVAHLLSLPLAISTPPSILRDIINVYGELKLVPNLVYASKLLCNTRFSEDSSTNESQPGMSGNQSICSVRQVSTLDNDEIKTLIAVYDLICYLIHMGDIFLNQFCDAIEILGAKELFVNFIAAAHVSNEYVQLVCSLLALLNCALRELPENAEIIEQIVFHENVNIMLLLKHDNAFLRLRTCMLLRILARFSCLALQKRWANEIKDYLEELLLDDDPDVQKEAKSAMEEFKYISCVTAETC, encoded by the exons CGTGGTCGTTCTGGACGTGAATTGAAAGGCTTGAGAGGAGAATGTGAAATTCAGCGAAACCTGAAACACCCAAACATCATTCGTATGTTGAACTCGTTCGAAACCAATAACGAAATCATAGTCGTTACGGAATACGCTAAAACAGATTTACACAGTTTGCTTCGCGATGGATCGTTAGAAGAACCGAGGACGCAGCGTATCACCTTTAATCTGGTATCTGCACTATACTATCTTCACTCCCATCGGATACTGCATAGGGATCTAAAACCACAAAATATATTGCTGGACCGAAACATGTGTGCAAAGTTGTGCGATTTTGGATTTGCACGCAATATGACAATGGGAACCCATGTTCTGACTTCGATTAAAGGAACACCGCTTTATATGGCCCCAGAGCTGCTGGAAGCGAAACCGTATGATCATCACGCCGATCTATGGTCGTTGGGATGCATTATCTATGAAATGCTGGCCGGTGAACCACCATTCAGTTCTACGTCAATGATACATTTAGTTCGTCTAATTCGTCATCAGTACATCAAATGGCCTAGCTTCCTAACAAGCAATTGTATTTCATTCGTTCAAGGTTTACTTGAGCGTGATCCTGCGAAGCGCATAAATTGGGACAGAATTCTAAATCATCCATTCGTAAAAGGACACATCGTAAtggtagaagaaaatgtttctcaGTCTCCCTTTACGCATCCATTTACCGGTTCGCGATcgcaagaacaaaaacaccaaTCTCCAAACCACAATGCACGTCAAAATGCATCCGGCGAAGAAGATCTGTCAACATCGAAGGATAGCATTAATGTAATGTTGCAGAGTGATATAGATTATCAAGAAACAGATACGGATGAATTTATGAATAATACTACGGCAGATAATGATTCCTTAACAAACGGGAAAAATATTGTCGTCCAGCAGCagacaaacaatttttacgaCACAGGTGCAAATGCACACCAAACAAAGATTGTACAATTTCTTGAAAATCCTAATCTCGTTGTCAATCGTTTTAATGACAATTTTCCTATTCTACCACTGCAACGAACTATACCATCAGTCCAAAGCGCGGGTCTCATTAGTGatgtcttagaacttcaaGCTTCAAAGGAGTACACAATGCAAGGACGTATTGGATCGCAAGAGCTAGAAAGACGAAAATTGAGCCAAAGCATTGATAACTTTTCAATACGTATCGAATCAGAGATGAATTCAGTTAATCGAAATCCATCCGCGGTTAAGATGTCCGGTTCATCCATTGCCGCAAAAGAACTTCAAAATGATAAAGGGATCGATAAAATCACACCTAGCTTGCTGCCAGGCTGGGACTCTTGTGACGAATCTCAAAATCCTCCAATTGAAAATGAGGAATGGCTTGCGTTTCTACAACGATCGATACAAGAAGTACTGGATGGTGAATTAGAATcattgaaacaacaaaactttgTATGCATTATCGTTGCTCCTTTACGCAATCGACGAGCAAGTGCCAAGGTGGTGGAGAATGTTGCTCATTTGCTTAGCCTGCCGTTAGCAATCAGCACACCACCATCCATTCTGAGAGACATAATTAACGTTTACGGCGAATTGAAGCTTGTGCCTAATTTAGTGTACGCTTCAAAACTGTTATGCAACACGCGGTTTAGCGAGGATTCTTCAACAAATGAAAGTCAGCCAGGAATGAGTGGCAATCAATCGATTTGCTCGGTGCGTCAAGTTTCTACATTAGACAATGATGAGATAAAAACGCTCATAGCAGTTTATGACCTGATTTGCTATCTCATTCATATGGGAGACATATTTTTGAATCAATTTTGTGACGCAATAGAAATTCTGGGTGCAAAAGAGTTGTTTGTGAATTTTATTGCCGCAGCACATGTTAGCAATGAATACGTTCAGCTAGTTTGTTCATTACTAGCACTTCTCAACTGTGCCTTACGAGAGCTTCCAGAAAATGCAGAGATAATCGAGCAGATAGTATTTCATGAGAACGTAAATATAATGTTGCTGTTAAAGCATGATAACGCGTTCCTTCG acTTCGTACTTGTATGTTACTTCGCATATTGGCCAGATTCAGCTGCTTAGCTCTGCAAAAACGGTGGGCAAATGAAATTAAAGATTATCTGGAAGAACTACTTTTGGACGACGACCCGGATGTACAAAAG GAAGCAAAGAGTGCAATGGAAGAATTTAAATATATCAGCTGTGTTACTGCTGAGACATGCTGA